In Pseudomonas fakonensis, one DNA window encodes the following:
- a CDS encoding aminodeoxychorismate/anthranilate synthase component II has product MLLMIDNYDSFTYNVVQYLGELGAAVKVIRNDEMTIEQIQALNPERIVVSPGPCTPSEAGVSIEAILHFAGKLPILGVCLGHQSIGQAFGGDVVRARQVMHGKTSPVVHRDLGVFEGLNNPLTVTRYHSLVVKRETLPDCLEVTAWTAHADGSVDEIMGLRHKTLNIEGVQFHPESILTEQGHELFANFLKQTGGRR; this is encoded by the coding sequence ATGCTACTGATGATCGACAACTACGACTCGTTCACCTACAACGTCGTGCAATACCTCGGCGAGCTGGGTGCAGCGGTCAAGGTCATCCGCAATGACGAGATGACCATCGAGCAGATCCAGGCGCTCAACCCCGAGCGCATCGTGGTTTCCCCAGGCCCTTGCACCCCCAGCGAAGCGGGCGTGTCCATCGAGGCCATCCTGCACTTTGCCGGCAAGCTGCCGATTCTGGGTGTGTGCCTGGGCCACCAGTCCATCGGCCAGGCTTTTGGCGGTGATGTAGTGCGTGCCCGCCAGGTGATGCACGGCAAGACCAGCCCGGTGGTGCACCGCGACCTGGGCGTGTTCGAAGGGCTGAACAACCCGTTGACCGTAACCCGCTACCATTCGCTGGTGGTCAAGCGCGAGACCCTGCCTGACTGCCTGGAAGTCACCGCCTGGACCGCCCACGCCGACGGTTCGGTGGACGAGATCATGGGCCTGCGCCACAAGACACTGAACATCGAGGGGGTGCAGTTCCACCCCGAGTCGATCCTCACCGAGCAGGGCCACGAGCTGTTCGCCAACTTCCTCAAGCAGACCGGCGGCCGCCGTTAA
- the trpD gene encoding anthranilate phosphoribosyltransferase — MDIKTALSRIVGHLDLSTDEMRDVMRQIMTGQCSEAQIGAFLMGMRMKSESIDEIVGAVSVMRELADKVELKSLDGVVDIVGTGGDGANIFNVSTASSFVLAAAGCTVAKHGNRAVSGKSGSADLLEAAGIYLNLTPVQVARCIDSLGIGFMFAQTHHSAMKHAAGPRRDLGLRTLFNMLGPLTNPAGVKHQVVGVFTQALCRPLAEVLQRLGSKHVLVVHSKDGLDEFSLAAPTFVAELKNGEITEYWVEPEDLGMKSQSLHGLAVENPQASLELIRDALGRRKTENGQKAAEMIVLNAGAALYAADHAMTLAQGVELAHDVLHTGLAWEKLQELGAFTAVFKVENEA, encoded by the coding sequence ATGGATATCAAGACTGCGTTGAGCCGTATCGTCGGCCACCTGGACCTTTCCACCGACGAGATGCGTGACGTGATGCGCCAGATCATGACCGGCCAGTGCAGCGAGGCGCAGATCGGCGCCTTTCTGATGGGCATGCGCATGAAGAGCGAGAGCATCGACGAGATCGTCGGCGCGGTGTCGGTGATGCGTGAGCTGGCCGACAAGGTCGAGCTCAAGAGCCTGGACGGCGTGGTCGACATCGTCGGTACCGGTGGCGATGGCGCCAATATCTTCAACGTGTCCACCGCTTCGTCGTTTGTGCTGGCCGCTGCCGGCTGCACCGTGGCCAAGCATGGCAACCGTGCGGTGTCGGGCAAGAGCGGTAGCGCCGACCTGCTGGAGGCAGCTGGCATTTACCTGAACCTGACGCCGGTGCAGGTAGCCCGTTGCATCGACAGCCTTGGCATCGGCTTCATGTTCGCCCAGACCCACCACAGCGCCATGAAGCACGCCGCAGGCCCACGCCGCGACCTGGGCCTGCGTACCCTGTTCAACATGCTCGGCCCGCTTACGAATCCGGCTGGGGTCAAGCACCAGGTGGTCGGAGTGTTCACCCAGGCCCTGTGCCGCCCGTTGGCCGAGGTGCTGCAGCGCCTGGGCAGCAAGCATGTGCTTGTGGTGCACTCCAAGGACGGCCTGGACGAGTTCAGCCTGGCGGCGCCAACTTTTGTGGCCGAGCTCAAGAACGGTGAAATCACTGAGTATTGGGTCGAGCCCGAAGACCTCGGCATGAAGAGCCAAAGCCTGCATGGCCTGGCGGTGGAGAACCCGCAGGCGTCGCTGGAGCTGATTCGCGATGCGCTGGGCCGGCGCAAGACCGAGAACGGCCAGAAGGCTGCCGAAATGATCGTACTGAACGCCGGCGCCGCGCTGTACGCCGCCGACCATGCCATGACCCTGGCCCAGGGTGTGGAACTGGCCCACGATGTGCTGCACACCGGGCTGGCCTGGGAAAAACTGCAGGAGCTGGGCGCCTTTACTGCGGTATTCAAGGTGGAGAACGAAGCATGA
- the trpC gene encoding indole-3-glycerol phosphate synthase TrpC, producing the protein MSVPTVLERIIARKFQEVAERSARVSLGELERVAKAADAPRGFANALIEQAKLKKPAVIAEIKKASPSKGVIRENFAPAEIAVSYEKGGATCLSVLTDVDYFQGADQYLQQARAAVSLPVIRKDFMVDPYQIVEARALGADCVLLIVSALDDVKMAELAATAKDVGLDVLVEVHDGDELERALKTLDTPLVGVNNRNLHTFEVSLETTLDLLPRIPRDRLAITESGILNRADVELMEINEVYSFLVGEAFMRAEQPGLELQRLFFPDQVKKTVQPLD; encoded by the coding sequence ATGAGTGTCCCGACGGTGCTGGAAAGGATCATCGCCCGCAAGTTCCAGGAAGTGGCCGAGCGCAGTGCGCGCGTGAGCCTGGGCGAGCTTGAGCGCGTGGCGAAAGCCGCCGACGCCCCTCGAGGTTTTGCCAATGCCCTGATCGAGCAGGCCAAGCTGAAAAAGCCCGCGGTGATTGCCGAAATCAAGAAGGCCTCGCCGAGCAAGGGCGTCATTCGCGAGAATTTTGCGCCGGCAGAGATCGCCGTCAGCTATGAGAAGGGCGGGGCGACTTGCCTGTCGGTGCTCACCGACGTGGATTACTTCCAGGGCGCTGACCAATACCTGCAGCAGGCCCGCGCGGCGGTTTCGCTACCGGTGATCCGCAAGGACTTCATGGTCGACCCGTACCAGATCGTAGAGGCCCGGGCCCTGGGTGCCGATTGCGTGCTGCTGATCGTCTCGGCGCTGGATGACGTGAAGATGGCCGAGCTGGCCGCCACCGCCAAGGACGTCGGCCTCGACGTGCTGGTGGAGGTGCACGACGGCGACGAGCTAGAGCGCGCGCTTAAAACCCTCGACACCCCGCTGGTCGGCGTCAACAACCGCAACCTGCACACCTTTGAAGTCAGCCTGGAAACCACCCTCGACCTGCTGCCGCGCATTCCGCGCGACCGCCTGGCGATCACCGAGAGCGGCATTCTCAACCGCGCCGATGTCGAGCTGATGGAAATCAACGAGGTGTATTCGTTCCTGGTCGGTGAGGCGTTCATGCGTGCCGAGCAGCCGGGGCTGGAGCTGCAGCGGTTGTTCTTCCCTGACCAGGTGAAGAAGACCGTTCAGCCACTGGACTGA
- a CDS encoding lipoate--protein ligase family protein has product MTDQPLALTVEQGLHAEQELLAAVCRGEREAGVLFWRPTDHALVMPRRMSRLDNFEAACAELAIAGWPVLLRETGGEPVPQSHSTVNVALVYVAPRSEGDHGRIENAYERLCLPLCEVLREWGGVASVGEIDGAFCDGRYNVNLNGRKLVGTAQRWRQGLGGKRPVVLVHGALLLDNERESMVAAVNRFNECCELEQRCRADSHIALHEVAPAAPWFERLSQAYADVIAALPAD; this is encoded by the coding sequence ATGACCGATCAACCCTTGGCCCTCACCGTCGAGCAGGGCCTGCACGCCGAACAGGAACTGCTGGCCGCCGTCTGCCGTGGCGAGCGCGAAGCCGGCGTATTGTTCTGGCGCCCCACCGATCACGCCCTGGTGATGCCGCGGCGCATGAGCCGGCTGGATAACTTCGAGGCCGCCTGCGCCGAGCTGGCCATCGCCGGCTGGCCGGTGCTGCTGCGTGAAACCGGTGGCGAGCCGGTGCCGCAGTCGCACTCGACGGTGAATGTGGCGCTGGTCTACGTGGCGCCGCGCAGCGAAGGCGACCATGGCCGTATCGAAAATGCCTACGAACGCCTGTGCCTGCCGCTGTGCGAGGTACTGCGCGAGTGGGGTGGGGTGGCGTCGGTGGGAGAGATCGACGGCGCCTTCTGCGATGGCCGCTATAACGTCAACCTCAATGGCCGCAAGCTGGTGGGCACGGCCCAGCGCTGGCGCCAGGGCCTGGGCGGCAAGCGCCCGGTGGTGCTGGTACATGGCGCGCTGTTGCTGGACAACGAGCGCGAGTCGATGGTGGCGGCGGTCAACCGCTTCAACGAGTGCTGCGAGCTGGAGCAGCGTTGCCGGGCCGACAGCCATATCGCCCTGCACGAAGTGGCCCCTGCGGCGCCCTGGTTCGAGCGCCTGTCACAGGCTTACGCCGACGTCATCGCAGCGCTGCCTGCCGATTAA
- the crp gene encoding cAMP-activated global transcriptional regulator CRP, whose translation MVSPVLLPAKIKNIDKLLAHCQRRRYAAKSNIICAGDRAETLSFILKGSVTIVIEDDDGHEMIIAYLNSGDFFGELGLFEPAGQEHQRSAWVRAKTECEVAEISYDKFRELGRQDPDILYALGSQMAQRLRNTTRKVGDLAFFDVTGRVARCLLDLCKQPDAMTHPDGMQIKITRQEIGRIVGCSREMVGRVLKDLEERSLVQVKGKTMVVYGTR comes from the coding sequence ATGGTCTCCCCAGTCCTTCTCCCCGCCAAGATCAAGAATATCGACAAGCTCCTGGCCCACTGCCAGCGCCGTCGCTATGCCGCCAAGAGCAACATCATCTGCGCCGGCGACCGGGCAGAGACGCTGTCGTTCATCCTCAAGGGCTCGGTGACCATCGTCATCGAAGACGACGACGGCCACGAAATGATCATCGCCTACCTCAACAGCGGCGACTTCTTCGGCGAGCTGGGGTTGTTCGAGCCGGCCGGCCAGGAGCACCAGCGCAGCGCCTGGGTGCGAGCCAAGACCGAATGCGAAGTGGCCGAGATCAGCTACGACAAGTTCCGCGAACTCGGCCGCCAGGACCCGGACATCCTCTACGCCCTGGGCAGCCAGATGGCCCAGCGCCTGCGCAACACCACGCGCAAGGTCGGCGACCTGGCCTTCTTCGATGTCACCGGGCGCGTGGCCCGCTGCCTGCTCGACCTGTGCAAGCAGCCCGACGCCATGACCCACCCCGACGGCATGCAGATCAAGATCACCCGCCAGGAAATCGGCCGCATCGTCGGTTGCTCGCGGGAAATGGTCGGCCGCGTACTCAAGGACCTCGAAGAGCGCAGCCTGGTGCAGGTCAAGGGCAAGACAATGGTGGTCTACGGCACCCGTTAA
- a CDS encoding OsmC family protein: protein MKARIQWAGEAMFLGESGSGHVVVMDGPPEAGGRNLGVRPMEMLLLGLGGCSSFDVVSILKKSRQAVESCEAFLEAERASEDPKVFTKIHMNFVVKGRGLKEAQVKRAVELSAEKYCSASIMLERAGVEITHGYEIVELG, encoded by the coding sequence ATGAAGGCACGTATCCAGTGGGCCGGTGAAGCGATGTTCCTCGGCGAGTCGGGGAGCGGCCACGTGGTGGTCATGGACGGCCCGCCCGAAGCCGGTGGACGCAACCTGGGCGTGCGCCCGATGGAGATGCTGCTGCTTGGCCTGGGTGGCTGCAGCAGCTTCGACGTGGTGAGCATCTTGAAGAAATCGCGCCAGGCGGTGGAAAGTTGCGAAGCCTTCCTTGAGGCCGAGCGTGCCAGCGAAGACCCGAAGGTGTTCACCAAGATCCACATGAACTTCGTGGTCAAGGGCCGTGGGCTGAAAGAAGCTCAGGTCAAGCGCGCCGTGGAGCTGTCGGCCGAGAAGTACTGCTCGGCCTCGATCATGCTCGAGCGGGCCGGGGTGGAAATCACCCATGGCTATGAGATCGTCGAACTGGGTTGA